The DNA sequence GCTCCTTCAACATCGTTACTTTCAGCTTTCGCGTTAAAAGCTTTGATTGCTGTACGAAGGTCAGATTTAAATGCAGCATTTTGAGCGCGACGTTTTTCAGTAGTTTTAACACGTTTGATAGCAGATTTAATGTTTGCCATCCATTTCACCTCCTTGATGCAACCGTAATA is a window from the Evansella cellulosilytica DSM 2522 genome containing:
- the rpsT gene encoding 30S ribosomal protein S20; translation: MANIKSAIKRVKTTEKRRAQNAAFKSDLRTAIKAFNAKAESNDVEGAKQAFLVATKKLDKAANKGLLHKNAANRQKSNLQKRLNSVSA